AGAGACGAGCAAAAAGAAAGTGCCCTCCTTCATGAATAACAACCAATAACGATAAACTCATTATAAGTTGCAGGGCACGGATCAAAAATGTTTCCATCAATTAATTACTTATTAAATATTAAAATTCATCAGTTCTTTTGCAATTATCCGCGCCTCTGCGTCAGTCGCTACGTAATCATCATACGTTGGATTCTTAACAAAATTCACTGTTTGCATTACTTTCTCTATAACATCACTCATTCCTAAAAAACTTACTCTGTTGCGCAGGAAGGCAGCCACCGCTATTTCGTTGGCAGCATTGATAATACACGGCATGTTTCCTGCCTGATGGAGCGCTTCATAAGCCAAAGCCAGATTTTTAAAACGATCAGTATCGGGTTGTTCAAAGGTAAGATTGCCACACTTCGAGAAGTCCAGCCTGTCAAACGAAGAGTAAAGACGGTCGGGATAAGAAAAAGCGTACTGTATAGGCACACGCATATCGGGCACACCCAGTTGCGCTTTCACGGCACCGTCTTCAAACTGCACCATGGAGTGAATAATTGACTGAGGATGAACCACCACTTCAATTTGTTCCGGTTTCATTCCAAAAAGCCACTTAGCTTCAATTACCTCGAAACCTTTATTCATCATTGATGCTGAGTCAATAGTGATCTTGGCACCCATGTCCCAATTGGGATGTTTCAGCGCCTGCACCTTTGTTACAGTCTTTAGCTGCTCCTTGGTAAAGGTTCGGAACGGACCTCCTGAGGCAGTAAGTATCACTTTTTCTATTTTGTTTCCTACCTCTCCCACCAAGCATTGAAATACAGCCGAGTGTTCTGAGTCAACGGGTAATATAGGAGTGCCAAACTGCTGAGCAAGTTCATTGACCAGTTCGCCTGCCACCACAAGTGTTTCCTTGTTTGCCAAGGCAATCTTTTTCTTTGCACGAATGGCGTTAATGGTAGGTTTCAGTCCGGCAAAGCCAACCATTGCCGTAAGTACCACGTCAATCGGACCGGCTTCCACTATCTGTGCCAAAGCTTCTTCACCGGCATACACCTTGATAGGCAAACCACTCAGCGCCTCTTTCAGTTGAGAATATTTTGTTTCGTTACCAATTACCACAGCCTCGGGCATAAACTGCCGGGCCTGTTCTATTAGTAACTCCACGCGGTTATTGGCTGTCAGTGCATACACTTCATATAAATCAGAATGTTCGGCAATCACCTGCAAAGCCTGTGTGCCAATACTTCCTGTAGAGCCCAATATCGCTATTTGTTTTTTCATTGTTATTATTAAAAGATAATCTATTTTTCCGCCTTCATAAAAGGCTGTCAAAGCTCTTTTCCTTGTTAATTGCAGGCGACTTCAGCAAGCAAAAAAAGATATTCATCTGATATTTGCATTTCTTATTCGCTATGCTACAGTTTTTAAAAGCACAAATGTAAGAAATTAACGGAACGTGACACAGCTTTCTTTATTCATTTTAACGATAATACGATAAATATAGAGAAAGAGCAGGCGAGTGTTAAGGAAAGTTCCGGTCAGAGTTAAGGGAAAGTCTGGTTAGATCTTTTCAATTGAGTGTAGACTTAACCTAGATTAGGTGTAGACCTATTATATTTTATCTCTACACTATTTTTATATTAAGAGTAGGTCTTTTTAAAAACATCCGGCGGGAAATGCCTTTAACTCCTTAGACAAAACAGATTAATGCAGGAAGGAAAAGTGGTTAGTTGAGTGTTGGTATGCCAACGGAGTTACAGAAAAATTAAAATGATTCCAGTTGCAACAAAAGTTCCTGGATGGAAGAGCAAGCCAGTTCTCTGCCTTCTTTGGAAATCAGCCACGAATCGGCAGCCTCATCCACAGTAATCAGCTCCGGAGCATTGGCAGATAATTGGTACCCATTCCTTGTCAGAGCACGTTCCGTCCAGTAGGTTCGGTTTCCTGTACCCAGAGTTTTCAACGAAACAAGGCGGGGAATTTCAGCATGATTTACCATAAAATTACCGGTCGATGAGTCGAAACGGTAAGAGTTATTCGCAAAGACTTTCTGAAAACGGTTGGTCAGAATCAGATCTTCGGGCGTACCCACGGCAATGCCATGCTTTGGAATCATCAGCCACAGTTTATCAGCAGTTTGAAGAGCAAGGTCGAGTTCATGGGTAGACAGCACAATTGCTTTGTTTGTTCGCCGGGCAAGTTCATGCAAAAGCATCATCACCTCTACCCTATTGTTTATATCCAGATGGGCTGTGGGCTCATCCAGCAGAATCACCGGAGTGTCCTGCACCAGAGCCTTGGCAATCATAGCGCGCTGACGCTCACCATCAGACAGTTCATTGATAAAGCGATTGGCATATCCCTCGAGATGTACCTGCGAGAGTGCTGCATGCACCAGTTCTTTATCGTGATCGGTCAGCTTCCCCAACCAGTCGGTGTAGGGATTCCTGCCCGTAGCCACAAGGTTGAATACGGTAAGATTGCTTACTTCTACACGGTCGGTCAGCACAAGAGAGAGCAACCGTGCTTTATTTGAAAGTGATTGTTTTCCTAAAGGAAGGTTATCAATGCGGACTTCTCCGCGAAGAGCAGGCTGAAGTCCGGCAATTGTGCGTAAAAGAGTAGACTTACCACAACCATTGGGTCCTATCAGACAAACCATCTCTCCCTGGAAAACCTCCAGAGAAAGGCGTATCTGAACCGGATAATTCCCCTTTCGGTTTACGTATCCTATGGTTAAATCGTGGGTTTGTATTATTGCATCGGGCATGATTCCAGGAGGATAATCCGTCAATCGAGTGTTTCCACATCATCCAGCGACAATAGTCCCTGGGGCAAATCAACAGTCATCTGCCTTTTCTTATTATCCATTTTCAGAATAAACTCTTCCTGTGCCGGAATAAGGAGTTCCTCGCCATCTTTCTCGAGAACAAACAGGGTGTTGATGGTCGACTGATCCACTTCCACCACCGTTCCTATATCACCATGATGCTTGTCTACAACCTTGAATCCAATGAAATAATCCCATGAAAGCTCTTCTACAGGAGATTCTTCAGCATATTTGGCCGGGAAATAGACTTCAACATTGGTAAACATACGCGCCTTCTCGGCCGAATCAACCCCCTCAAGCTTAACTAAAGCCGTAGAGTCCGACCGAAAGCGGTATTCATCTATAAAAAAGGGAACAAAGATGCCGTCAAGCAAACAGATGAGATAGTCACACTCTGCCCTGTCGAACGCATCGTCCGTAAAGGTAAACGACAACTCTCCGTGAATACCGTGAGGCTTATTAAAGAGACCTATCTTATATACTTCTTCCCGTTTTATCATTCTTCTATACGTGTGATGCGTGCACCGAGAGCATTCAGACGTCTTTCGATGTCCTGATATCCACGGTCAATCTGTTCTATGTTATTTATTCTACTGATACCCGAAGCGCTCATTGCTGCAATAAGCAAAGCAATTCCGGCACGGATGTCGGGTGAGGTCATGTTTCCTCCACGTAAGGTGAAATTATGGTTATGACCGATTACAACTGCACGGTGTGGGTCGCATAAAATAATTTGCGCGCCCATGTCTATCAGTTTATCAACGAAGAACAAGCGACTTTCAAACATTTTCTGATGAATAAGTACGCTTCCCTTTGCCTGAGTAGCCACAACAAGCAGCACACTCAAAAGGTCGGGTGTTAGTCCCGGCCACGGAGCATCGGCAATAGTCATAATAGAACCATCCATGAATGACTCAATCTCGTAACTTTCCTGAGAAGGGATATAGATATCATCGCCACGTTGTTCCAGCTTGATGCCTAAACGACGGAAGCTTTCAGGGATAATTCCCAGATTCTCGTAAGATACATTTTTGATAGTCAGTTCACTGCGGGTCATTGCAGCCATACCTATAAAACTTCCTACCTCAATCATGTCAGGAAGTACAGTATGTGTGGTTCCGCCAAGGCTTTCAACACCTTCAATAACAAGCAGGTTTGAAGCAATTCCACTAATCTTGGCACCCATATTGTTCAGCATCTTGCAAAGCTGTTGCAGATAAGGTTCGCAAGCTGCGTTATAAATCGTGGTAGTTCCCTTAGCAAGAACAGCAGCCATCACAATATTTGCAGTACCGGTAACCGAAGCCTCATCAAGTAACATTGAGGCACCTTTCAGTTGCTTAGCACTTATTTCATAAACGCCTCTGTCTGCTATATAATTAAAATCGGCACCCAACTTCTGTATACCCAAAAAGTGAGTATCCAAACGTCGGCGACCAATTTTGTCACCACCGGGTTTTGAGATTAAAGCCGCACCAAAACGGGCAACCATTGGGCCTATAAGCATTACTGAGCCACGAAGACTGGAGCATTTCTTCAGAAATTCATCACTCTGAAGATAAGCCATATCCACATTTTCAGCCTTGAATGTATACGTATCAACTCCGGTTTTGGAAATTGCTACGCCCATATTCCTCATCAGTTGGATAAGGTTATTTACATCTAATATATCGGGTATATTGCTTACAGCTACTTCTTCCGAAGTAAGTAGTGTTGCGCAAATAATCTGCAGCACTTCGTTCTTCGCACCCTGAGGTATAATTTCTCCACAAAGCTTGTGTCCACCTTCAATTACAAATGAAGCCATAGTATTTCGTGATTATTATTGTTTTGAATAACGACGAGGGTTGTTATTCGGTTTAGTTTTACGGTAAAGAATAGCCTTAGTCTCCATCAGTCTCAATGAGTCTTCATCAATCTGAATTGCCCCTTTGGAATACTCCTTCAGGTCTTCAAATATTTTTCTGTCGTCAACATTGTCTTTATTCCAGTTCATAAAACTTTTCTTCATGTGATTGGCTATCAGCGCAATCAGTTGTTTTTTCTCTTCTCCCTCAGGATAATCGGCAGCCAGTTTAATCATTTTCTCCAAAGTACGGCCGTAATGGCGGTAACGAATCTTTGAACTTGGATAAGGAATCACCTCCGGTTTGGTGTAAAGATTATCTTTTTTAATAATCTCATACGGAAAATCGATATCAAGTTTGAAGTCGGACATAATTGCCAGGTGATCCCACAGCTTATGTTTAAAGTCGGGCACATCGCGCAAATGAGGGAACATATTTCCCATGATGTTAATGATGGTATTTGCGCAACGTTGTCTTTCAGCTCTGTCTTCAAGAGTCAAAGCGTGATCAACCATGTTCTGAATGCTTCGTCCGTATTCGGGAAGCGGTAATACTCGTTGTTGAGTGTTATATTCCATTTATTGCAATTTATTAATTCGTTGGCCTGTTACAGCAAATTCTTAGGCTTGGAAGCCACAAACTCTTTTAAGTAGAAAGGTTCAAAGTAGGCTACATTTTTGAAATCGCCTGCAGCAAATGCTTTCTCCGCCAATGGAGACATCAGTTTAGCCAGAGGACAGATATCATCAATAAAGTGCGCATTAGGATGAGTTATCTTTTCACGACACTTCGCAGCTCCGTCACCAAAGAAGTAGACAGGGTGCTCATCCAGGAACTCCAGATAAGAGTTCTCATCCACAATATCGGCAGCAGTTGCGCGCTTAACTTTAAGTGCACGGTCATAAACAGCTGCATAAACTTCCATTCGTCGGGCATCAATCATCGGACAAATCAAAGCATCATCAGGCAATTCCTGATACAACAGGACCGGTACGCTAAGTACTTCCAATGTTGGAATACCGATTAAAGGAAGATTTCGCCCGTAACAGACACCTTTTGCCATTGAAACACCAATACGTAATCCGGTATAGGAACCGGGACCGCAGCTAACTGCTACAGCATCAAGCATAACTGCATGACTATCAGCAAAAGAAAGCGCTTCATCAACAAAAACGCCTAAAGACACAGCATGAGAAGGGCCATTAAAATCTTCTTTATTGAAAATTACCTGACCATCCTCACTGATTGCAACCGAACAAACGGCAGTAGAGGTTTCAATATGTAAAATACAAGGCATAATTTTATCTTCTTTAATGATGCAAAAATACACTTTTTACATAGAAAAACCCCTATTTTATAGAAAATAAATTATAACGGCATATTTCCGTGTTTCTTCGGTGGATTAGTTTGCATCTTGTTATGCGCCATATCCAATGCCTGAATCAATTTAAAGCGTGTTTGCTTAGGAAGAATTATTTCATCAATATATCCCAATTCTGCTGCCTGATAAGGATTTGCGAAGTTGGTTTTATAATCTTCAATAGCTTGCTTCTTAGTCTCTTCATCAGCTTTGCGATACAAGATATTAACAGCTCCTTCTGCTCCCATCACTGCAATTTCTGCATTAGGATAAGCAAGATTCACATCCGAGCCGGTCTGCTTGCTGCCCATTACGATATATGCACCACCATAAGCCTTACGGGTGATCAAAGTAACCTTTGGCACAGTAGCCTCAGCATAAGCATACACAATCTTTGCTCCGTGACGGATAATACCATTGTGTTCCTGTGTGCATCCCGGAAGGAATCCCGGAACATCTTCGAATGTAATCAATGGAATATTGAAACAATCGCAGAAACGGATAAAACGTGCAATCTTGTCTGACGCATCAATATCCAGTACACCGGCAAGGTAAGCTGGCTGATTAGCCACAATACCTACAGATTTTCCGCCTAAGCGAGCAAAACCTACCACTGCATTCTTTGCAAAATGAGGCATTACTTCAAAGAAATAATGATCATCCATTACAGGTTCAATAATATCTTTAATATCATAAGGAATATTAGGATCTGCAGGCACTACGTTCTGAAGAGACTCTTCTTCACGATGAATATCATCCTTGACTGTAACCGCAGGAGCATCTTCCATATTGTTTGAAGGAAGGAAGCTTAACAATTCACGGATTCCCATCAAAAGTTCTTCTTCTGTATTGCTCAGGAAATGAGTTACACCGCTCTTGCTACTGTGAGTATAGGCTCCACCCAGCTCTTCTTTGCTTACATCTTCGTGAGTAACGGTCTTAACTACATCAGGACCGGTTACAAACATGTGACTTTTCTCTTTAACCATGAAAATAAAGTCGGTCAGCGCAGGAGAATAGCAAGCACCTCCGGCACATGGTCCCAGAATTGCAGAAATCTGAGGAATAACACCCGAAGCAATTGTATTCTGGTAGAAAATAGAAGCATAACCAGTCAAGCTTTCAACACCTTCCTGAATACGTGCACCACCTGAATCGTTCAATGCAATTACCGGAGCACCATTCTTCAATGCCAGCTCCTGCACCTTTACAATCTTCTTTGAGTTGGTTGCACTCAGAGTTCCACCATAAACAGTGAAGTCATATGCATAAACAAAAACCAAACGTCCGTCAATCTTTCCGTAACCGGAAACAACGCCATCTCCAGGAATCTTGTTCTTTTCCATTCCAAAGTTTGTGCAACGGTGAACCATTAGTTTATCCATTTCCACAAATGTACCTTTGTCAAGAAGCATATCAATGCGTTCACGGGCAGTCATCTTGCCTGATTCGTGTTGTTTTTCAATCTTGCTTACTCCGCCACCCAATTCGGCGTTCTTGTCTTTTTCAACAAAGCGGCTATATAAATCTTCTTTTTCCATAACTATGCATTTACAACATTTAAGTCCAGTAAAATCAACTGTTGGTCACTATTCACAGAGTCACCTTCATTTACCAGAATATCTTTAATATAACAATCAGACGTTACCTTGTAATTACTTTGCATTTTCATTGCTTCAATGACAGCAACAGTATCTCCGGCAGAAACAAAATCGCCCACTTTCACAGGTATTTTTACGATTTTACCAGGCATTGGAGATATAACCTTATCTTCTTGTCTTTCATCTTCTTTCTTTCTCATGCGAAGATATTTTGCCTTAGTGTCAACAATATCCACATTGTAAGAAGAGAAAAGAGTATTTACTTTGTAATTCTTTCCATTATCAGAACGGATCAGTTCGGCATTATATGATTTGCCATCGTGAAGAATAGAACATGCGCCGTTTTCCGCCATTGTAACATCAACTTCATACTCTACTCCGTCAATTGTCAGACGCACGTTGTTTCCATCTTTCTCAAGAAGTTCAATCTCGGCAGTTCTGTTTCCAATATGTATTTCCATTTGTTTTCGTTTTAAATTCTCAATACGCCTTTATGCAAACCAAACTCTCTCCAACGGCTGACAGGGCGATTATCCGTACCCTGACTTGAATTGTTTTCTTCAAGGTTCATCAGATAATCAATATACGAAGCAATCATTGCTACATTTTCAGTCTCTGGACCATCATCAGTTGAAAGACCTTTCTGAAGTCTTTCAGCATTCTTCTGGATAAAGCCGGTATCGTACTTCCCGTTTACAAAATCGGGAGTATCCATGATGCTTCTCAAATAACTTATATTAGTCTTAACACCCGTAATTTTATATTCGTGAAGCACACGACGCATACGTTCAATTGCATAAGTACGATTAACGGCCCATACAATAAGCTTACCAATCATTGGGTCATAATGGATAGGAATCTCATATCCCTCGTAAACATAGCTATCTATACGAACGCCTATTCCGTTAGGTTCTGTAATCTGACGGATTATACCCGGGCAAGGCATAAAATTAAATTCAGCATCTTCAGCACAAATACGACATTCAATAGCATGTCCTCTCTGTTTTATATCTTCTTGCTTGAGTCGCAAAGGAACTCCGTTAGCAACATGAATTTGTTCCTTAACTAAATCTACACCAAGAACCTCTTCCGTAATAGGGTGTTCAACCTGAAGACGAGTATTCATTTCAAGGAAATAGAAATTACGGTCTTTGTCGACCAGGAATTCAATTGTACCTGCACCTTTATAATTAACAGCTTTAGCAGCAGCAACAGCGGCAGTTCCCATCTCATTTCTCAGTTCAGGAGTAACAAAAACAGAAGGGCTTTCTTCAACTATCTTTTGATTGCGGCGTTGAACAGAGCATTCCCTTTCACATAAATGGATTACGTTTCCATGATTATCACCAAGAATCTGGAATTCAATATGGTGAGGTTCCTCTACAAACTTTTCAAGATAAACAGTGTCATCCCCAAAAGAAGAGAGAGCTTCAGATTTTGCAGTAGTATAAGCCTCTTCCACTCCGCTTTCATTGTGAATAAGACGCATACCTTTACCACCGCCTCCCATAGAAGCTTTAAGCATAACAGGATAACCAATCTTGTTACAAATCTCAACTGCTTCATTTACATCCTTTAGACTTTTTTCTGTTCCCGGAACTACAGGAACATTAGCCTTTATCATCTGTTTACGAGCTGAGATTTTGTCGCCCATCAAATCCATAGTTTCCGGATCGGGGCCTATAAATATAATACCTTCTTCCCTACACCTGCTGGCGAATAAAGAGTTTTCGGATAAGAAACCGTAGCCTGGATGAACTGCATCCACATTGTGAGTTTTAGCTACTTCAATGATCTTTTCTATGTTAAGATAACTGTCTTTAGAAGCTGCTCCACCTACGCAGTAAGCTTCGTCAGCATACAAGACATGTTTAGCCGTTCTATCCGCTTCAGAGAAAATTGCAATGGATTCTATTTCCATTTCCCTGCAGGAGCGCATAACCCTCACTGCAATCTCGCCACGGTTAGCAACTAAGATTCTTTTAATCATATTTTCGATATTTGGTACAACATTTTGCTCCACCACAAAGGGCAGACCAATTATTAGTTTTTATACATAGATTCAAGTAGTAAATTTATCTCCCATTCCACGAGGAAACAAATTAAATTTGAATGGCAGGTCTTCTGACTAACTCCCATCTCGAATACCTTCCCGAATTATCAGTGGCAAGAGTTTTTTATCAAGATGTTTTATAGAGCTTTACAGCAGCGGGACTGTCCAGGATTTACACCTGATTCCCTTTTAATTGCTATCATAGTTGAACAATAGCAAACCAATTCGGGC
This genomic interval from uncultured Bacteroides sp. contains the following:
- a CDS encoding DUF4290 domain-containing protein; this translates as MEYNTQQRVLPLPEYGRSIQNMVDHALTLEDRAERQRCANTIINIMGNMFPHLRDVPDFKHKLWDHLAIMSDFKLDIDFPYEIIKKDNLYTKPEVIPYPSSKIRYRHYGRTLEKMIKLAADYPEGEEKKQLIALIANHMKKSFMNWNKDNVDDRKIFEDLKEYSKGAIQIDEDSLRLMETKAILYRKTKPNNNPRRYSKQ
- the accC gene encoding acetyl-CoA carboxylase biotin carboxylase subunit; translated protein: MIKRILVANRGEIAVRVMRSCREMEIESIAIFSEADRTAKHVLYADEAYCVGGAASKDSYLNIEKIIEVAKTHNVDAVHPGYGFLSENSLFASRCREEGIIFIGPDPETMDLMGDKISARKQMIKANVPVVPGTEKSLKDVNEAVEICNKIGYPVMLKASMGGGGKGMRLIHNESGVEEAYTTAKSEALSSFGDDTVYLEKFVEEPHHIEFQILGDNHGNVIHLCERECSVQRRNQKIVEESPSVFVTPELRNEMGTAAVAAAKAVNYKGAGTIEFLVDKDRNFYFLEMNTRLQVEHPITEEVLGVDLVKEQIHVANGVPLRLKQEDIKQRGHAIECRICAEDAEFNFMPCPGIIRQITEPNGIGVRIDSYVYEGYEIPIHYDPMIGKLIVWAVNRTYAIERMRRVLHEYKITGVKTNISYLRSIMDTPDFVNGKYDTGFIQKNAERLQKGLSTDDGPETENVAMIASYIDYLMNLEENNSSQGTDNRPVSRWREFGLHKGVLRI
- a CDS encoding biotin/lipoyl-containing protein, producing the protein MEIHIGNRTAEIELLEKDGNNVRLTIDGVEYEVDVTMAENGACSILHDGKSYNAELIRSDNGKNYKVNTLFSSYNVDIVDTKAKYLRMRKKEDERQEDKVISPMPGKIVKIPVKVGDFVSAGDTVAVIEAMKMQSNYKVTSDCYIKDILVNEGDSVNSDQQLILLDLNVVNA
- the tsaB gene encoding tRNA (adenosine(37)-N6)-threonylcarbamoyltransferase complex dimerization subunit type 1 TsaB, with the translated sequence MPCILHIETSTAVCSVAISEDGQVIFNKEDFNGPSHAVSLGVFVDEALSFADSHAVMLDAVAVSCGPGSYTGLRIGVSMAKGVCYGRNLPLIGIPTLEVLSVPVLLYQELPDDALICPMIDARRMEVYAAVYDRALKVKRATAADIVDENSYLEFLDEHPVYFFGDGAAKCREKITHPNAHFIDDICPLAKLMSPLAEKAFAAGDFKNVAYFEPFYLKEFVASKPKNLL
- the rimM gene encoding ribosome maturation factor RimM (Essential for efficient processing of 16S rRNA); its protein translation is MIKREEVYKIGLFNKPHGIHGELSFTFTDDAFDRAECDYLICLLDGIFVPFFIDEYRFRSDSTALVKLEGVDSAEKARMFTNVEVYFPAKYAEESPVEELSWDYFIGFKVVDKHHGDIGTVVEVDQSTINTLFVLEKDGEELLIPAQEEFILKMDNKKRQMTVDLPQGLLSLDDVETLD
- a CDS encoding 1-deoxy-D-xylulose-5-phosphate reductoisomerase, with translation MKKQIAILGSTGSIGTQALQVIAEHSDLYEVYALTANNRVELLIEQARQFMPEAVVIGNETKYSQLKEALSGLPIKVYAGEEALAQIVEAGPIDVVLTAMVGFAGLKPTINAIRAKKKIALANKETLVVAGELVNELAQQFGTPILPVDSEHSAVFQCLVGEVGNKIEKVILTASGGPFRTFTKEQLKTVTKVQALKHPNWDMGAKITIDSASMMNKGFEVIEAKWLFGMKPEQIEVVVHPQSIIHSMVQFEDGAVKAQLGVPDMRVPIQYAFSYPDRLYSSFDRLDFSKCGNLTFEQPDTDRFKNLALAYEALHQAGNMPCIINAANEIAVAAFLRNRVSFLGMSDVIEKVMQTVNFVKNPTYDDYVATDAEARIIAKELMNFNI
- the murA gene encoding UDP-N-acetylglucosamine 1-carboxyvinyltransferase, with product MASFVIEGGHKLCGEIIPQGAKNEVLQIICATLLTSEEVAVSNIPDILDVNNLIQLMRNMGVAISKTGVDTYTFKAENVDMAYLQSDEFLKKCSSLRGSVMLIGPMVARFGAALISKPGGDKIGRRRLDTHFLGIQKLGADFNYIADRGVYEISAKQLKGASMLLDEASVTGTANIVMAAVLAKGTTTIYNAACEPYLQQLCKMLNNMGAKISGIASNLLVIEGVESLGGTTHTVLPDMIEVGSFIGMAAMTRSELTIKNVSYENLGIIPESFRRLGIKLEQRGDDIYIPSQESYEIESFMDGSIMTIADAPWPGLTPDLLSVLLVVATQAKGSVLIHQKMFESRLFFVDKLIDMGAQIILCDPHRAVVIGHNHNFTLRGGNMTSPDIRAGIALLIAAMSASGISRINNIEQIDRGYQDIERRLNALGARITRIEE
- a CDS encoding ABC transporter ATP-binding protein — its product is MPDAIIQTHDLTIGYVNRKGNYPVQIRLSLEVFQGEMVCLIGPNGCGKSTLLRTIAGLQPALRGEVRIDNLPLGKQSLSNKARLLSLVLTDRVEVSNLTVFNLVATGRNPYTDWLGKLTDHDKELVHAALSQVHLEGYANRFINELSDGERQRAMIAKALVQDTPVILLDEPTAHLDINNRVEVMMLLHELARRTNKAIVLSTHELDLALQTADKLWLMIPKHGIAVGTPEDLILTNRFQKVFANNSYRFDSSTGNFMVNHAEIPRLVSLKTLGTGNRTYWTERALTRNGYQLSANAPELITVDEAADSWLISKEGRELACSSIQELLLQLESF
- a CDS encoding acyl-CoA carboxylase subunit beta codes for the protein MEKEDLYSRFVEKDKNAELGGGVSKIEKQHESGKMTARERIDMLLDKGTFVEMDKLMVHRCTNFGMEKNKIPGDGVVSGYGKIDGRLVFVYAYDFTVYGGTLSATNSKKIVKVQELALKNGAPVIALNDSGGARIQEGVESLTGYASIFYQNTIASGVIPQISAILGPCAGGACYSPALTDFIFMVKEKSHMFVTGPDVVKTVTHEDVSKEELGGAYTHSSKSGVTHFLSNTEEELLMGIRELLSFLPSNNMEDAPAVTVKDDIHREEESLQNVVPADPNIPYDIKDIIEPVMDDHYFFEVMPHFAKNAVVGFARLGGKSVGIVANQPAYLAGVLDIDASDKIARFIRFCDCFNIPLITFEDVPGFLPGCTQEHNGIIRHGAKIVYAYAEATVPKVTLITRKAYGGAYIVMGSKQTGSDVNLAYPNAEIAVMGAEGAVNILYRKADEETKKQAIEDYKTNFANPYQAAELGYIDEIILPKQTRFKLIQALDMAHNKMQTNPPKKHGNMPL